Part of the Rhineura floridana isolate rRhiFlo1 chromosome 8, rRhiFlo1.hap2, whole genome shotgun sequence genome is shown below.
GCAccttataaaataataaatcatcACTACAACATTTTTGAAAAACCATGAAACATGCGCAAATGTAATGCAGTCAAAACATTGTACAGTACACATCAAATAACTATGTACCAGCCAGGTCCATATTCAATCTACCAAATCATTCTGGTTGTTATAGTCAAGAAATAAAATGTTGGCAGCACTTGGTTAGGCAACACAATTCATAAACTGAATATCAGGCTAACTTAAAAGCATGCTACAAAATTATATGTGATGTTGTTTGGACAGCTACCCAACCACATAGGTTCTTTGGGATAGTCATTTTACTCATTTGTGCCTTTGCTTCTTTTGAAACATAGTAACTTGTTTTTGTAGAGCAGCACATTGAAAAACAAGCCAAGGAGAGAATAAAATTCTTAGCAGTAACAGATTATAGGGCTATATTTACCACTGAACTGATACCAGCCATGTTCTCTACCAGTGTAAAGGCAGCACTGTTCAGTTGACTTCCATGGAATTATCTCACTTCTTGATTGGCGCTTATCAGAAGAACCCAGCTGGAGGAATGTATCCAAGCCCTACAGCCAGGGTGTTGGTATGCAGTCAAAGTATTAATATAGTTTGTCATGCAGTCTGGCCAaaagtaacaaataaataaataatacgatGACATAACATAATAAACAATAGGGTGCAACAAGGATTCGGAGCTGTGTAATGCAATATATAACACCCAAATAGCAACAATTGTTAAGTTTAGATCTAAGAAGGTACAAGCACAGTTAATTCTATAGTTAATTTCAGCCTCCACTTGAGGCTGCTTGGCACTTCTCTGAAACTGTTCTCTGTTTCCAGTACGATTATATGATTGTAACTTTAGCAACAAACATTTATGGCACAGTCCACTTGCTCTGTAGGCACAGGGCCTATGTGCAGAAGGTTTCAAAAGAGTTCAAATGAGCCCTGGTTTCTCCTCCATCACCCATTAACCAGTAGATATAGTGAAATTATGTTAGGGGGAATGAGAGGTCTATATGCACCTATAGTATCCCCCTCCAGTCTTCCTCCTCTCTGTTCTTCAAGTTACTCATGTTTGGAGCAGGAGTAACTTGCATCAAGCAGAGAGGGAGATGTGATTTAGGACTCCTATTCCCCCACAGACAGGTCACAAAGCAGCAATGGAGTCCTCTGTGTGCAGTCAGAATGGATCAAGGCCCACAACCTTTTCTAGCCCTTGTTTACTAGTAGGGGTATCTCTGACGTTCAGGATTTCCACTTTATTATTGCAATCCTAGTCTCTGATTACAATGCAGCTACTGCCAGCAGCTGGAGTTACGGCTGAAAAATTTGAAGATAAGACATAAAGGTAAGTAGCAGGGTGCAGTTTTACCCTGAGATAGTAATACTTTTGTTCAGCTTTTGAGAAGTCTGACCATTTGGAATAGTATTTTTTAACATGATTTGTTCACAGGCCAAGACTGTGATTGCTAATTATGCTGCTGGCATAAAATggatttaatactttttaaaataatcccaGTATTTAAAATAATCCTATTTAAAAATAATCCCAATAATCCTCTGTTGGTGAACATTTCTTTGTGTTAACATGAATACTTGCAAAAGTTTATGCATATTCTTTATTCATCTCACATTAATTCATACACTGAAATCGTGTTGTAAGATGTACACAGATGCACATATCCACTCATGGGGACCCAATCATGGCCACAGGAAAGATCAGCAAAGGACTTAATGGAGccctcttctttccttccttcccattTTCAAGCTAGTCCTTTCCTGAGCCATGTATGCACTGCAGTTTACCAGCCAATACTCCCCACATTAGGTCAGAGTTCCCCTCATGTACCTGTCCCTCTTTTCACCAAGACCAAAACTTGCAAGCGGGATCATAACTGTCAAGTTGTTCCTGCTCCTGAGGAATGGACAGTGCCCCAAGCAAATCCAGTTTGGCCTGCCTAACGTATGCCAATTTTTACTCTTCCTTTGAAAAGGCAACATTTCTATTCCCATGCTTGAATGCTATAtcagatccagagcttggaagtaactagttacaagtaacgaattacttgtaattcattactttttgagtaacgaatgggtaattcctttacattttgattgtaatagaactaggagtaattttactacttttgtggagtaattgtaacttttccagaattacttttgggcattacttggaggggagcaggggaagtcttctgctcctctgatttgtggatgaaaatcatgtgcctcaaactgggcttctgtgcagcgttgctctttcctcatgctctgtggatgggcaggaggcgacgagggaggaggcggagagtgagacggggtggagtggagaaaacaattattttaaaaaatggatagtggtggtgaagaatggagtggaggggaaaaggatctggaggtcaagaacatggataaaggaggagaaggaggcagcagcagaatggagataaagaacagtggaggtgaaagatgatgtgtgtgtgtgagagagggagggagggagggagggagggagggagggagggagggagagaatactgtgtttgcgcttggcacacaaagtggcctccactaccctttctggctactgtgctgcatttgcagtattttaatttttttgcatctcaggggaaaatgttcgcTTGAGTGAGTGGCAggtcagggtctgggaggtgattaagtgagagaaattatgctggctggctgagtgggggattgcacttggtttgacgtgcaaatatctgagtagtggcctcagcctccctccccaccacccttaccagcggagagaccactattgctatcttatgaataaaaataattattctaattattataaaaataattatataaaaataattgtaaagcccatcttaaagaagccctccttggatccccaagtgttagataacttccgcccaatttcgaatctaccatttctgggcaaggtcattgagtgagtggtggccaaccagttgtcagcacacttggatgaaacggattatttggatccataccaatcgggtttcaggactggtcacggaactgaaacagccttggtcgctctggttgatgatttgaggagggcattagataggggagaatccacctttcttgtcctcctcgatctctcagcggcttttgatactgtcgaccacagtatccttctgcttcgcctggagggattgggaattggaggcactgtattacagtggttccattcctttctctccgacaggtaccaacaggtagcgttgggggaggaggtatcagacccttggcctctcaattgtggtgtgccacagggctctatcctctctcccatgctatttaacatctatatgaagccgctgggagcaatcatcaggagatttgggctgcagtgtcatcaatatgcggatgacactcagctctatctctcgtttaaatcttcaccagagttggctgtggagaccttgtccaagtgcctggaatccgtgagtggatggatgggaaggaacaagctgaagttgaaccctgataaaaccgaggtactacttgtgggggacaagagaaggttgggtgacattgacctgaagttcaatggggtgagtttacccctaaaggaccaggtccacagccttggggttgtgcttgattccaggctgtccatggaggctcagatttcggcagtgagccgggcagcctggtaccaactacacctcatacgaaggctgcaaccctaccttcctgttcatcagctcccactggtggtacacgccctgatcacctctcgtttggactactgtaatgcgctctacgtggggttacccttgaaaacggtccggaaattacaactgatacaaaatgcggcggctcgactacttacgaatagtcgccgccgagatcacatcacaccagtgttgttcgacctacactggctaccagttgttttccgagcccaattcaaggtgttggtattgacctttaaatccctacacggttccggcccagtttatctcacggagcgccttcaacgccaccaattatgccgcccgacaagatcggccacacagggccttctctcaatcccgccaacaaaaacagccagattggcgggtacaagagagagggcattctcagtggcggcccccactctttggaactccctcccacaagatctccggcatgcctcttccctaaatgtatttcggaaagccttaaagaccaggctttttcagcaggccttcggggtatccggggagggttaatcgatataattgtaatgcctcctacccagttttaatattgttgttgtagatctattgtttttattgtattactgtattttattaattgtattttaataattttgtaagtcgcctagagtggccattggccagataggcgacgaagaaattaaatttattattatttattattattattctactacctctgtatgtgtttgtttatttttaatgttgttttaggctacttagatgtgcagcagccaagaccagcaccttgtaggcatttttttaaagtaactgaaatgtaattgtagtgatcactttggaggaaagtaaagtaatcagttactttcagagcaattgtaattgtaacgataattactacttttttgggccatgtaactgtaactgtaatttattactttttaaaagtaatcttccaagctctgatcagatcaagaatacagaaaataaaactcAGAAAGGAATCAGAAAATGGTGCATCCATGTTGCAAGAGGGGGTTGCATCGCTTGTTCTCAGCAATGTGGATACTCTCAAATAGGTGCCCATGATACACAACCACAGCATTCCAAAATACAATGGTCTGCAGTATATAATCTGAGATATTTTACATGAGATATGTTCTATGCAAAAACTGCTCTTTGAGGGCAGATGAATGAAAAATAATGACACAATTTTAAAACTTGATAAATTTACCATATGGGAAAGCCCCAGGGTGGCTCACTAGACAAGAACCCTTAGGATAAggtatagaattatagaatagtagagttggaaggggcctataaggctgagtccaaacccctgctcaatgcaggaattcaagttaaagcatacccaacagatagctgaatgcctccagtgttggagagcccaccacatccctaagtaattggttccattatcatatggctctaacagttacagaGTTTTttgtgatgttcagctgaaatctggtttcctataatttgagcccatttttctgtgtcctgtactctaggataatggagaagagatcctggccctaagTTCCTGAACAGTGTTATCATATCCCCCCTTAGGTTTTTATTCTCaagtctaaacatgcccagttatctCAGTTTGTCCtcttggggctttgtttccagtcccctgatcatccttgttgccctcacctgaacatgttccagttggtttgcatccttcttaaagtactggatgcagtactcaagttgaggcctaaTCAGTGATGAATACAGGGATAATGCATGTTTTCATATTGGTAAAAACTGAACCTACATTCTCTTTTAGGATTCTAAACAAcaagaagatgatgatgacagatcagaagaaattaatgaagaataTTTCACAGGAAGTAACAGTGAAGTTTCGGAAGAGGCACttactgaagaagatgaagaagaggaaaacaaagaggtagaggaggaagaggaggaagaacttgaagaagaagaagaacaacaacaacaacaagaagaagatgatgaagaAAGTGGTTCAGATGACAATGAAGAAAAGGAACCTGCTGAAGTGTGTGTAAATCCAACAAACactggaagaagaagaagttcGCTGAAGATTAAACTAAGAAAAAGCAACAAGAGTGAAAATGAAATTGTTACAAATGGCCATAGTGAAAAGGATACAGAAGACTTGACCTGCAGAATGGGTGCCATGCACCCATGTGGAAATCCAACTGTGATTGAAGATGCATTGGAAAAAGTTAGGAACAATGATCCTGACACCACTGAAGTCAACTTAAACAACATTGAAAACATTACATCACAGATGCTTACACATTTCGCTCAGGCTCTCAAGGACAACACTGTGGTCAAAAGCTTTAGCCTAGCCAACACTCATGCTGATGATAATGTTGCAATGGCTATTGCTGGCATGCTAAAAGTGAATCAGCATATATCGAACCTGAATCTTGATTCCAATTTTATCACAGGCAAAGGAATACTTGCTATCATGAGAGCTTTGCAGAATAACAAGGTTTTAACAGAATTACGGTTCCACAACCAAAGGCATATAATGGGCAGTCAGGTTGAAATGGACATTGCTAAACTTCTGAAGGACAATACTACTATTGTGAAGCTAGGCTATCACTTTGAGCTTGCTGGACCAAGAATGAGTATGACAAGCATCCTGACAAGAAACATGGATAAACAAAGGCAGAAACGGATGCAGGAGCAAAGACAGCAAGAGTCCAGCGGGGATGGAGCAATCAATCCAAAGACCAAAGCTTTGCAAAAAGGAACTCCTGGTTCTTCGCCTTATTCATCTCCTCGAAGTTCACCTTGGTCTTCTCCAAAACTTCCTAAAAAAGTCCCACCTATTCAAAACCAACCTTCTCCCAGAAGTTCACCTTGGTCCTCTCCAAAGGTTCCTAAAAAAGTT
Proteins encoded:
- the LMOD2 gene encoding leiomodin-2 gives rise to the protein MSTFGYRRELSKYEDLDEDELLASLTDEELKELERELVDIEPDRNLPVGHRQKSLTEKTPTGTFSREALMAYWERETRKLLEKERMGACEKDSKQQEDDDDRSEEINEEYFTGSNSEVSEEALTEEDEEEENKEVEEEEEEELEEEEEQQQQQEEDDEESGSDDNEEKEPAEVCVNPTNTGRRRSSLKIKLRKSNKSENEIVTNGHSEKDTEDLTCRMGAMHPCGNPTVIEDALEKVRNNDPDTTEVNLNNIENITSQMLTHFAQALKDNTVVKSFSLANTHADDNVAMAIAGMLKVNQHISNLNLDSNFITGKGILAIMRALQNNKVLTELRFHNQRHIMGSQVEMDIAKLLKDNTTIVKLGYHFELAGPRMSMTSILTRNMDKQRQKRMQEQRQQESSGDGAINPKTKALQKGTPGSSPYSSPRSSPWSSPKLPKKVPPIQNQPSPRSSPWSSPKVPKKVPPIKNQPPAPPPPPPPPPPPPPPPPEIVPEKKAPTRNIAEVIKQQESAKKALQNKQTKKKGKKSKKCENAILKEIKNSLKSVPDKKSEEGSRPSTRPSTPVRSLHGDLMDAIRASSMKQLRRVEIPEALR